The DNA region GCCGAGCCATCTCTGATGCCACTTCCGCGCTACTAAATGGCGACCTCGCATTAGCTCAACAGGTAATTAGTGGTGATGAGCCACTTAATGAGCTAAATGCCGGCATTGAAGACAAATGCTTCCTCATAACTTCCACCCAAGCTCCTGTGGCTCGTAAATTGCGTACTGTCATGAGTGCCGTTCGAATGGCCACTTCCCTTGAGCGCATGGGCGATCTTGCGGTACACATTGCCAAGCAGGTGAGGCTTCGATACCCGAATCCAGCTATTCCAGCTGAACTGGTTGCCACATTTAGCAAAATGGGCACATCTGCTTTGAAGATTGTGCAGGAAACGGGCAAGGTTATTCAAGACAACGACGCAAGTATGGCCGAGCAAATCGCAATCTACGATGACGAATTGGACAAACTACATCGTGAACTATTCATGACAGTACTATCCGATAGTTGGGAACATGGTGTTGAAGCCGCCATTGATGTGACCCTGCTGTCTCGCTTTCTCAACCTGACGCGCGAAGTGGTCGCTCGGTACCTGTCCTGCGATTGCGGAATGCGTGCGGCGTCACTGGCCTATTTCGGCCTGGCGGGGCTGTTCCCGTGCATGTTGCTGATGCTCACCGTCGTCGGGCACTTCGTCTCGAGCGACGTGGCCCAGCAGCGCCTCGTCGAGATCCTGGCCTGGTACGTTCCCGTGCCGGCCCTGCGCCCTTTCGCCCTCGACAACCTGCACGCACTGGTCGAATGGCGCGGGGTCATGGGAGTCACCAGCCTGCTGCTTCTGCTCTGGTCTTCGAAGGGCACGTTTCTCGCGGTGCAGCGAGGCCTTTCGGTGGTCTGGGGGCTTGAGCGAAACCACCACCAGGTCGTGGCGTATGGACTGTCCATCTTCTACACCGTGTTGGTGGGCCTGCTCCTCGTGCTGCAGTTCTCGCTCATCGCCACGATGCGCGCCGCTGTGACCTGGCAGGTTCCGCTGGTGGGGCTATCTCCCACGTTTGTATCGACCGTCTGGACGACCACGGCGTTTCTGATCTCGCCCGCCGTGCTGTTCACGATATTCTTCCTGCTCTTTCGCTTCTCGACCCCGGAGCGCCCACCTGTCGGCGCAACCTGCGCGGGGGCCTTCTTCTCTGCTCTCTGCTATCGTGTCACAGAGAGCGGATTCATCGCGTATCTCGCCTCGTTCTCTCGCGCAACCGTCTTGTACGGGGCCGCCTCTGGGCTCGTGGTTCTGATGCTGTGGATGTATCTCACCGCGAACATCTTCTTCATCGGTGGCGCGCTGATTCATGTTCTCACGTCTGCATCGAAGTCGCGCGGGGGCGTTTGCGACATCGCTTGCGAAGAGACGCCGCCGTGATGATCCCACAAAGACAGGGCAGAGACTCGAGGAAGCGCACAGTGAAGAGGTGGCGGGCACTGCTTTCGCTCTTGCTGGTGCTCGCCTGCGCCGCAGCTGTGCGGGCGCGCACGCCCGTGCGCGTGGTTGTGGCGGGCGATGCGCCTTTCGTTGAGACACGCGGTTCGGTGGTTGATGGCGTTTCTCTTCGAATCTGGCAGGGGGTCGCACAAGATGCGAAGGTGCCGTACACGTTGAGCCGCGCCAGCAGCGTTGACGACGCGCTGAAGCAGGTCGAGACCGGAGCCGCAGACGTGGCTGTGGGGCGGGTCACGGTAACATCGCGCCGAGCGCGAAACATTGCGTTCACCGTGCCGTACTACACGACAACGCTCTGCGTCGCGACCATTCCTGGCGACGTCTCCCCGTTGAGCTATTGGAGACCGGTCGTGCGCGGGCTGCTCGGGTTCATGGCGGGCCTTGTTGTGCTGCTCTTTCTGATCGGTAACATCATCTGGTGGCTCGAGCGTCACCACAACAGCGAGGTCTTTCCCCGAGGCTATCGCCAGGGTCTGGGGCAGGGCATGTGGCTCGCCGTGGTGACCATGACGAGCGTGGGCTATGGCGATGCGGTTCCGGTCACAGTGGGCGGCCGGATCGTAGCCTCTGTCTGGATGCTTGTGGCCATGCTCTTTGCCTCAACGGTCACGGCCAGCATCACGTCTTTCTTCACCGAGTACAGGCTCACAAAGCACACCATCGATACGCCGCAGAAGCTGCTCGGAAGGTCTGTTGCCGTACCCTTCTCAAGCACTGCGCAGGGGTATGCCACCCGATTCGGGGCTTCGGTGACGGCAGTACCGGATGTGAGCGCTGCCCTTGCTCTGCTGCAGGGTCACAAGGTCGACGCCGTGCTCTACTACACCACTGAGCTGCGCTATCATACGAGGCTTCACAGCGACTTCCCGCTGTCGCTCGTCTCCCTGCAGGACGCCCGCGCCGATCTTGCCTTCGCGGTGCGCAAGGGCTCCGACCTTGACGACGAGATCGACGAATCGGTGCTGCGCCTGCGTGAGAGCGGTGAGCTCGAGAAGATCGAGGACGAATACCTTCATGGCCTCGAGGGCACCGCGTCAGGGATGTCGCAGGACGTGTACCCCCAGAGCTCTCGTTGAGCTTTATTGTGGGGGGGTGGGGTCTGGTTGCCCAGGCACGGTATGTCACAAACACCCCAACCACGCTGTTGTCTGAGCATTGAATACCTTCCCTCGCTTCCTCGTGCGGCGTCGTTGGAATGCGTCTGTCTCTCTGCTCGAATTCGTCGTGCGAATCTGCCGCATGGCCTCAGCATCGGTAACCCGCCATCGCAGTCGCGTCAGGTGGAGGCGGCCCTGGCCTACGAGCCCGCTGGAATGTCCCCCACGGTGTCGTGGTGGACACGGCGCCGCGCCTCTCCGCATCGATGCTCCCGTATTCTGCCACGTCAGACGGGCCCGTCGGTCTGTCGAACTGCGGGGGATTGCGCTTTTCGTCGAGGAGGTGTACCATCTCATGAATCGACACGACCTGATTGTGACAGCGTGTCACCCGCGCGGAGGGATGCGTGCGCCGAATCGAGCCTGCACACAACAGCACAGCCGTGCTTCGTCCGTCGTTCGCACAGCGTGCTTGTGAGCGCCGTGAAACGCCTGACAGCCGCTGTGACACTCCACGCGACGTTGCTGAACCGTTGACCACCGCCCCTTCGGAGGCGCCTGCAGAGTCATCGGTGAAGCGCCCCGCTGCAGAAGCGACGAGATTCGCAGATGCGTTCAATGCAGGCCTCGGACTGCCTCCCGACGTCCTTGCGCGCAAGCAGGCCCTGATGAGCAGCAGCCCCCTGAAGATGGCGCGATGCGTGCCAGCGCTTTTTGTCTCTGACGTTCTGGCGCCGTATTCGTCTCTGGCTGCGCTCTCCGATCGCCAGGCTCCGGTCGTTCAGATCGACGGCGACTGCCATTTTGGCAACTTTGGTGTCGTGTGCGGCCCCGACAAACAGGCGGTCTGGGGCCTCAATGATCACGACATGACGTGTAAAGGCAGCCCCGCCTTCGATCTCGACAGACTGGCCTTCAGCCTGGTCAGTGAGATGCGCCAGCAGGGATTCAATGTCGACAAGACATCAAAGGTGGTCACACATCTCGCGGCGGCCTATCTTGCCGAACTGGCGTCAGTCGCTGAGGACGCCTCGCGAAACAGGCCTTATCTCGAGGCGAATGAGACCGAAGGGATTCTGAAGAGGCTCATCGAGAAGGCCGATGGCGTCTCGCGCCGCGACTTCATCGAGAAGATCGCCAAGTCGGACGCACACGGGGGCTGGACCTTCCTTCACACCGACAGCGTTGCTGCCGTGACCACGGGCGAAGCCACTCCCGTGACGCAGGCGCTGCATCGCTACGACGAGACGCAGGGAAAGACGCCCACCGCGGCTCGCCCGCTGCGCATTCTGGATATTGCCCGCAAGACCGACAGCGGGGGGAGCAGCTTCGGTCAGCCTCGGTACTGGGTCCTCGTCGAGAACGCCGATGCATCGAATCCCCCGATCGTTCTCGAGGTGAAGCAAGAGCTTCCCGCCCCCCTGGTCGATTGGAACGGCGACCCGGCCACGGCCGCGCGTGCTTCGAAGCCGAACTGGACCGGCAACCTCCACAAAGCTGATGCGATGCAGGTCGTGCGTGGACAGGCGGCCATGGGCGGTGATCTCAATCCCATCACGGGGACAACCGAGATCGACGGGCTCTCTTATCTCGTGCGCGAGCGTGAGCCGTGCAAAGACTCGCTTTCACAGGGTGATCTCGAGAAGGTCAGCGACTTCGTCACGGTGGCAGAAGCCAGCGGCAAGGTTCTGGCCAACGCCCACGCGCGCAGCGAGGCGGGGGCGAAGGCCTTGCTGGCGTGGGCGGGAGACGGGCACCGCTTTGCTGAACGCCTCGATGCGTTTGCACAAGCCTACGCTACGCAGGCTGAGCAAGATCTGAGCGCCTATCGACAGGCGCACCCGCAGGGCGCATAACGGCCCTGCCTGACCTCAGCGCAGGGCGACGAACTCGCGCGGATCGATTCGGAGCTGCGGTTGGTCGTGGTGCAGCGCTGCGAGGTTCGTCCAATCGGTGATTCGCTTCGACGTCTGATCGAGCCTTGAGGCTTCTCGTTCGACGCCGCGCCCTGCAAGCACGCCGGCGAGCACGCCTCCTACCCCGAAGGCCACAGTGGCCAACGGGTGGCAGTGGGTGAGGGCTGCGGCGGCGAGGGGGCATATCACGGGGCCAGCGACGATGGAGGCGAGCCCTATGGCAGCCGAGAGGTCGCGCAGGCGACTCGCTTTGCTCTGCATGGCCGCTGAAATCGTGTTCAGGCTGTCTTGTGGACTTCCGATTCGCAGAAGCTCCTTGCTGTCGTACGCGGAGGCGCGCATGAATGCGTCGACGTCGCGCGCAGCAACCCGTGTGCGTGGTGCCAAGGCAACAGCCCTTCGCGCGTCGGCGAGCGTGGCGAGCAGATCGGCTCGTGTTGGTGTGTATGATCCGTGATAGATGACCAAGTGCGTGACCCCCATAGATCTGGGGAGAGCGTACTCGCGTCGTCTGAAAGATCTGTGAAACCCGGCCTCGGTAGCGAAGCTCAGGGCGCGGTGTGCTCGAGAACCTGTGTAGCGAACCAGTCCGGCTCCTCGAGATGGGTGTTGTGGCCCGATTGCGAGATCGCCAGCCGGGCCCCTCTCACGCCGTCGACCAGAGACTGCACTCGTTCAACGGGGCAGAGCAGATCGTGGTGGGCGCCGATCACCAGCGTGGGCGCGGTGATGCGGGCGAGCAGCGGCGTGCCGTCGAAGGTCTTGCAGGCATGCATCTGCGCGCGAAAGCCCTCGACCTTCATCTTGTACGGGTTGTTGTCGGCCAGGGCCACCATGGTCTCGATGAAGCCATCGTCGGCCAGGCGCGGCGGTGACCAGCTCCAGGGAACGAAGATGCGCGTGAGGGCGCCGCTCGAGATCTCGGGGCACTCGGTCCACACCCGCTCGACCGATTCGATGAAGCGCGCAGAGGCGTTCGCCATGGTCGCGGCCGTGCTGTAGAGCACGAGACGGTCGACGCGCTCCGGATGGGCGGCCGCGAAGCTCATCGCAACCGAGCCCCCCATCGAGTGGCCCACGAGCGAGGCCCGCGCCACGCCCAGCGCGTCGAGCAGTCCCTTCAGGTCGTCGCGCATCTGCTCGATGGTGTACAGACCGGGCGGCGCGTCAGAGCGCCCTGCGCCGCGATGGTCATAGATGATGACGCGGTGGCGCGCGGCCAGGCGCTCTGCGGTCGAGAACCAGTACCCGAGGTGGGCCCCCAGGCCGTTCACACAGACGAGGGGAGCGCCCGAGCCCCGCTCCTCGACCATCAGCTTCACTTCGTTGACGTCGACGTGCGGCATGTCAGAGCTTGAACGCCTCGTCGGTGGGGCGCACGGGGCGCTTCAGCCACAGGGGCCGTCGCAGCCCGTCCGGCCCGGGTGCGGGGCGTGTCATCTCCTTCCACTTCAGATAGATCTCGAACGACTTTGTGGTATCGACGTACACGTCACCGTAGGCATCACCCGGGTGCGCCTTCTCGATGCGCACCTTCTGGTGCCAGCAGTGCATGCCGCTGATCGGATCGGGGTGCACGGGGAAGGTGATGTTCTGGTGCACGCCCGCGTCGGTCCACCAGATGCGCGCGCTGTCCTTGTCTGATGAGACAAAGGGCGCGATGCCCTCGACCTGGCGCATCATGTACCGCCCCTCGCCTTGCTCCTCGATGCGCACCACGGCGGTGCTCCAGCGCTCGCCACCGCCATCGCGCTGCAGACGCCAGCGGCCCAGGTGATGCGAGCAACCCACCACACCCGGACGAATCCCCTCGGTGGGCCAGACCCGCAGCACGAACCAGCCGATCTCGGTGGTGACGCGCACCAGATCGCCCTCGGTCACGCCCAGGGCCGTGGCGTCGCGCGGATGCATCCAGAGCGGGTTGCGATGGGCGATCTCGTTGAGCCACTTGGCATTGCCGGAGCGGCTGTGGATGAGCACGGGCAGGCGGAACGTGGGCACCAGCAGGTACTCGCCCGGGCCGATCTGCGAGCGGTGCACGTGGCTCATGATGTAGCCCGGGAGCGCGTGCTCGGGCCAGCCCCAGTCGCGCATGGTGGGCGAGTACAGCTCGAGCTTGCGCGACGGCGTGGGCCAGCCGCCGTCTGCCTCGTGCTTGCGGTACACATCGCGCTTCACCTCGAAGGCCCCGTACTTCGTCATGTACCCCCACGGGTCAAGCCCTTCTGCGGCCGCCGCCTCTGGCAGGCCAGGCACCGAGTTCTCGAAGATCCAGCGGTAGTACTCGTCGATGGTGATCTTCTCGCCGGGGCGATAGGGCGACTCGAAGTACTTGCGAACCCCCAGCGACCCGTCCGGATCGGCGCGCCACGACAGCTCGATCCAGAGCTCGTCCTCTTCCCAGACCTCGCCCGGGTTGGCGTCGCGGGTGTCGCGAACCGGTCGCCCCATGCGCTCGAGGGCGCGGCGCAGCACCGGCTGGCGGAACGAGATCCACTGGCCGCTGTGGGTCTCCTGCGACATGAGATCGTGTCGCTCGGCCGCCATGCCGGTGGGCAGAACGTAGTCGGCATACCACGCGGTCTCGCTCCACGTCGGCGTGATGGCCGCGTGAATCCCGATCTTCGATTCGTCGCGAAGGGCTTCGATCCACGAGAACCCGTCCGGATAGGTCCAGACCGGATTGAACACCCGGGTGAAGTAGAGCGAGAGCTTTCCGCGCCCCTCTTTGAGCAGATGGGGGAGCAGCTCGCTCATCTCGTAATGGGCCAGGGGCCACTCCCGGGGGAACAGCAGCTCGCTCCACATGGTCTGCGCGGGGGGCTTCACGAAGGGCTTCGGAACGAACTTGTTCCAGTCGTGGGGCAGCACGCCGCCCTCGGTGCCCACGCTTCCGGTGAGCACGTTGAGCAGCATCAGCGCCCGCGAGACCTGCCAGCCGCCGAGGTTCCCGCTGGCGGCGTTGCGCCAGACATGCGAGGCGAAGCGCGACCCTGCGGCGCCGATCTCGCGCGCCACGTCGCGGATGACCGCAGGGTCGATGCCGGTCTCGCCCGCCGCGAACTCGGGGGTGAAGCCCGCGTACTCGGCGGTGAGCTTCTCCTTGAAGGCCTCGAACGTGTCGGGGCTGTCCGGGTGGGCCTCGGCCATCCACGCGCGCCAGTTCACCTGCGCCTCGACGTACGGCCAGTCGACGAGCCCCTCCTCGATGAGCACGCTGGCCATGGCGAGCAGCAGCGCGGCCTCAGAGCCGGGCCAGGTGGGCAGCCACCAGTCGGCCATCGACGCCGTGTTCGAGAGACGCACGTCGATCACCGCGATCTTTGCCCCCGCCATCTTCGCCTCGATGATGCGCTGGGCGTGGGGGTTGAAGTAGTGCCCCGCCTCGAGGTGCGACGACAGCATCAAGATGAAGCGCGCGTTGGCGTAGTCGGGCGAGGGGCGATCAGAGCCCATCCACAGCTGGTAGCCCGTGCGGGCGCCGCCTGAGCAGATGTTGGTGTGGCTGTTGTGCCCGTCGACCCCCCAGGCCTGCAGCACGCGGTCGATGTAGCCATCGTGGCCGGGGCGGCCCACGTGGTACATCACCTCGGTGCGGCGGTCTTCGACGAGGGCCTTGCGCAGCTCGGCGGCGAGGTGGTCGAGCACCTCATCCCACGAGACCCGCGCCCACTTTCCCGAGCCGCGTGGCCCCACCCGCTTGAGGGGATGGAGGATGCGCTCCGGGTCGTCGGTCTGCGCCATGGTGGCCGGCCCCTTGGCGCAGTTGCGGCCGCGGCTGCCGGGGTGGTGGGGGTTGCCCTCCATCTTGCGGATGGTCATGTCGGCCTTGTCGACGAACGCCAGCAGCCCGCATGCGGCCTCGCAGTTGAAGCACACCGTGGGCACCAGCATGTAGTGCTTCTCGACCTTGCGCGGCCAGGCCTTGGGATCGTACTCGACCACGTCATCCCACTTCTCTGGTGGGGGATAGGCGGTGATGGGCACGGGGGGCGGCGTGTT from Pseudomonadota bacterium includes:
- a CDS encoding YihY family inner membrane protein; the protein is MARKLRTVMSAVRMATSLERMGDLAVHIAKQVRLRYPNPAIPAELVATFSKMGTSALKIVQETGKVIQDNDASMAEQIAIYDDELDKLHRELFMTVLSDSWEHGVEAAIDVTLLSRFLNLTREVVARYLSCDCGMRAASLAYFGLAGLFPCMLLMLTVVGHFVSSDVAQQRLVEILAWYVPVPALRPFALDNLHALVEWRGVMGVTSLLLLLWSSKGTFLAVQRGLSVVWGLERNHHQVVAYGLSIFYTVLVGLLLVLQFSLIATMRAAVTWQVPLVGLSPTFVSTVWTTTAFLISPAVLFTIFFLLFRFSTPERPPVGATCAGAFFSALCYRVTESGFIAYLASFSRATVLYGAASGLVVLMLWMYLTANIFFIGGALIHVLTSASKSRGGVCDIACEETPP
- a CDS encoding alpha/beta fold hydrolase, yielding MPHVDVNEVKLMVEERGSGAPLVCVNGLGAHLGYWFSTAERLAARHRVIIYDHRGAGRSDAPPGLYTIEQMRDDLKGLLDALGVARASLVGHSMGGSVAMSFAAAHPERVDRLVLYSTAATMANASARFIESVERVWTECPEISSGALTRIFVPWSWSPPRLADDGFIETMVALADNNPYKMKVEGFRAQMHACKTFDGTPLLARITAPTLVIGAHHDLLCPVERVQSLVDGVRGARLAISQSGHNTHLEEPDWFATQVLEHTAP
- a CDS encoding formate dehydrogenase; the protein is MNTPPPVPITAYPPPEKWDDVVEYDPKAWPRKVEKHYMLVPTVCFNCEAACGLLAFVDKADMTIRKMEGNPHHPGSRGRNCAKGPATMAQTDDPERILHPLKRVGPRGSGKWARVSWDEVLDHLAAELRKALVEDRRTEVMYHVGRPGHDGYIDRVLQAWGVDGHNSHTNICSGGARTGYQLWMGSDRPSPDYANARFILMLSSHLEAGHYFNPHAQRIIEAKMAGAKIAVIDVRLSNTASMADWWLPTWPGSEAALLLAMASVLIEEGLVDWPYVEAQVNWRAWMAEAHPDSPDTFEAFKEKLTAEYAGFTPEFAAGETGIDPAVIRDVAREIGAAGSRFASHVWRNAASGNLGGWQVSRALMLLNVLTGSVGTEGGVLPHDWNKFVPKPFVKPPAQTMWSELLFPREWPLAHYEMSELLPHLLKEGRGKLSLYFTRVFNPVWTYPDGFSWIEALRDESKIGIHAAITPTWSETAWYADYVLPTGMAAERHDLMSQETHSGQWISFRQPVLRRALERMGRPVRDTRDANPGEVWEEDELWIELSWRADPDGSLGVRKYFESPYRPGEKITIDEYYRWIFENSVPGLPEAAAAEGLDPWGYMTKYGAFEVKRDVYRKHEADGGWPTPSRKLELYSPTMRDWGWPEHALPGYIMSHVHRSQIGPGEYLLVPTFRLPVLIHSRSGNAKWLNEIAHRNPLWMHPRDATALGVTEGDLVRVTTEIGWFVLRVWPTEGIRPGVVGCSHHLGRWRLQRDGGGERWSTAVVRIEEQGEGRYMMRQVEGIAPFVSSDKDSARIWWTDAGVHQNITFPVHPDPISGMHCWHQKVRIEKAHPGDAYGDVYVDTTKSFEIYLKWKEMTRPAPGPDGLRRPLWLKRPVRPTDEAFKL
- a CDS encoding DUF2252 domain-containing protein, whose protein sequence is MTTAPSEAPAESSVKRPAAEATRFADAFNAGLGLPPDVLARKQALMSSSPLKMARCVPALFVSDVLAPYSSLAALSDRQAPVVQIDGDCHFGNFGVVCGPDKQAVWGLNDHDMTCKGSPAFDLDRLAFSLVSEMRQQGFNVDKTSKVVTHLAAAYLAELASVAEDASRNRPYLEANETEGILKRLIEKADGVSRRDFIEKIAKSDAHGGWTFLHTDSVAAVTTGEATPVTQALHRYDETQGKTPTAARPLRILDIARKTDSGGSSFGQPRYWVLVENADASNPPIVLEVKQELPAPLVDWNGDPATAARASKPNWTGNLHKADAMQVVRGQAAMGGDLNPITGTTEIDGLSYLVREREPCKDSLSQGDLEKVSDFVTVAEASGKVLANAHARSEAGAKALLAWAGDGHRFAERLDAFAQAYATQAEQDLSAYRQAHPQGA